A window of the Henningerozyma blattae CBS 6284 chromosome 10, complete genome genome harbors these coding sequences:
- the TBLA0J00280 gene encoding uncharacterized protein (similar to Saccharomyces cerevisiae YJR124C; ancestral locus Anc_7.511), whose amino-acid sequence MKITREAKEASKDIKLLWASVFLRLLSYGLTSQVLTLFLDEIHLSEDKMGLFMSLTLIGDVLCSYILTWYADIWGRRNVLIYGALMMTFSGIAFAFSENFHVLLLFAIIGVISPSSNEVGPFKSIEEAIIAHLTPHNKRPEIYAIHGFMGSVGTALGSLLCGTVVHFLNSSELVTTKLQSYKMIFLIYAMIGVFKVIIMISLSEETEKDGNHGDIYDDDSHNDQQVTTDSQASEIETIDTEGTPLLESSTTSINKNQSSIPTAGSLSPETKSVLYRLLVIFMVDSLGSGFMPDSWMVYYYAKIFLMSSFGLGVLFAVAQVIMASTTIPSSWVARYFGPVKGTISVQAPSAIFMIIIPFVESHLSLSITMLLLHFATTSMDVTSRQILLTNIVKPRDLTRVMGIVNIGKIFARCVGPLFTGILASKGYLWLCYIIDGSFVLVADLLLSIWFLDVDAKIIRQFNS is encoded by the coding sequence ATGAAGATTACAAGAGAGGCCAAAGAAGCCTCAAAGgatatcaaattattatggGCATCTGTCTTTCTAAGACTTTTATCCTATGGGTTGACAAGCCAAGTACTTACATTATTCTTGGATGAAATTCACTTATCTGAGGATAAGATGGGTTTATTTATGTCTCTTACTCTTATCGGAGACGTCTTATgttcatatattttaacaTGGTATGCAGACATTTGGGGTCGAAGAAATGTGTTAATATACGGTGCTCTAATGATGACGTTTAGTGGGattgcatttgcatttagTGAAAATTTCCACGTcttgttattatttgctATTATTGGGGTCATCTCTCCTTCAAGTAATGAAGTTGGACCTTTTAAGTCCATCGAGGAAGCTATTATTGCTCATTTAACTCCTCATAACAAGAGACCTGAAATTTATGCTATTCATGGATTTATGGGAAGTGTAGGCACTGCTCTTGGATCCTTATTGTGTGGTACAGTggttcattttttaaattcatcgGAGTTGGTCACAACCAAATTACAAAGCTACAAGATGATTTTCTTGATTTATGCAATGATTGGCGTTTTCAAAGTGATAATTATGATATCTTTATCTGAAGAAACGGAAAAAGATGGTAATCATGGTGATATCTACGATGATGATAGTCATAATGATCAACAAGTAACTACAGATTCTCAAGCATCGGAGATTGAAACCATTGATACAGAGGGCACTCcattattagaatcttCTACGACTTCCATTAATAAGAATCAATCATCTATACCTACTGCAGGAAGTTTATCACCAGAAACTAAATCAGTTTTGTATAGATTATTAGTAATATTCATGGTTGATTCATTGGGGTCTGGTTTTATGCCTGATAGTTGGATGGTTTATTACTATGCTAAAATCTTTCTGATGAGTTCATTCGGACTTGGTGTTTTGTTTGCTGTCGCACAGGTTATTATGGCATCGACTACAATTCCATCATCTTGGGTGGCTAGGTATTTCGGTCCTGTTAAAGGGACTATAAGTGTTCAAGCTCCAAGTGCTATCTTTATGATAATTATTCCATTTGTTGAAAGTcatttatctttatcaatcactatgttattattacatttTGCAACAACATCAATGGACGTCACATCAAGACAAATTTTATTGACGAATATTGTTAAACCAAGAGATTTAACTCGTGTAATGGGTATTGTCAATATTGGTAAGATATTTGCAAGGTGTGTTGGGCCTTTATTCACTGGTATTTTAGCTTCTAAGGGCTATTTATGGTTATgttatattattgatgGTTCGTTTGTTCTTGTTGCAGATTTATTACTATCCATTTGGTTTTTAGATGTTGATGCCAAGATTATCCGTCAATTTAATTCCTAA
- the RPS5 gene encoding 40S ribosomal protein uS7 (similar to Saccharomyces cerevisiae RPS5 (YJR123W); ancestral locus Anc_7.509), with the protein MSDVEAPVEVQEQEEFEVIEEFTPVALATSIPEDVQRGSTEIKLFNKWSFEDVEVKDASLVDYIQIRNPIFVGHTAGRYANKRFRKAQCPIVERLTNSLMMNGRNNGKKLKAVRIIKHTMEIINVLTDQNPLQVVVDAITNTGPREDTTRVGGGGAARRQAVDVSPLRRVNQAIALLTIGAREASFRNIKTIAETLAEELINAAKGSSTSYAIKKKDELERVAKSNR; encoded by the coding sequence atgtctgACGTCGAAGCTCCAGTTGAAGTTCAAGAACAAGAAGAATTCGAAgttattgaagaattcaCTCCAGTTGCTTTGGCTACTTCTATCCCAGAAGATGTCCAAAGAGGTTCTACtgaaatcaaattattcaaCAAATGGTCTTTCGAAGATGTTGAAGTTAAAGATGCTTCTTTAGTTGACTACATTCAAATCAGAAACCCAATCTTTGTTGGTCACACTGCTGGTAGATACGCCAACAAGAGATTCAGAAAGGCTCAATGTCCAATCGTTGAAAGATTGACCAACTCTTTAATGATGAATGGTAGAAACAACGGTAAGAAATTAAAGGCCGTTAGAATCATCAAGCACACTATGGAAATCATCAATGTCTTGACTGACCAAAACCCATTACAAGTCGTTGTTGATGCTATCACCAACACTGGTCCAAGAGAAGACACTACCAGAgttggtggtggtggtgctGCCAGAAGACAAGCCGTTGATGTTTCTCCATTGAGAAGAGTCAACCAAGCTATTGCTTTATTGACCATTGGTGCCAGAGAAGCTTCTTTCAGAAACATCAAGACCATTGCTGAAACTTTAGCTGAAGAATTGATTAATGCTGCCAAGGGTTCTTCTACTTCTTACGCCATCAAGAAGAAGGATGAATTAGAACGTGTTGCTAAATCTAACCGTTAA